The genome window GTTTTCATACACTTACCTCTCACAATGGCTTCCTTATGGTTCATCTTTCCTTGGCTGAGTATGAAGAGATGGATACTGCAAGTTGTTATTGATTTGTCACTTCTTTGTCCCGATGTATGCATGTTCCGGGGACAACTCTGAGACAGGCTCTTCGATCAGGCGGCCCTGTTGCAGCCTGAATACGCGCTGAGCGTAAGCTCGCCTATGAGCACGATGCGTTACAAGCAGCACCGCCATTCCAGAAGTACTCAGGCTCTCAAGAATTCGTGATTCGTTCTCTTCGTCCAGTGCCGAAGTCGCTTCATCGAGTAACAACAACCTGGAGCCGCGAAGGATAGCTCGAGCGAGCCCCAGCCTCTGCCGCTGGCCTCCACTAAATAAAGCTCCGTTGTCGCCTACACCAGTATCCAGACCTTGAGGTTGTGCAGCGACGAACTCGTCCAGCCGAGCAATAGCTAACGCGCTCATTAACTCCGCATCGCTCTTTGCCGCCAACCCGAACAGCAGGTTATTGCGTATCGAATCATCCAGCAGGGCGATGTCCTGAGGCACGTAGGCGATGTTCGCGCGATCGACTCGAACATCGCCTGAATTCGGTTGTAACACGCCTGCGACGATGTTTAGAAGGGAACTTTTTCCGCTCCCGGAAACGCCATGAAGCACAACCGTTTCGCCTCTGCGCATATATAAGGACACATTCCGAAGAATCGGAACATCCTCATGAAACGAAAAACTAACACGGTCGATTTCTATAACTAAGTCTTCATCCGGTAGCTGCATCGTGGGTGCAACCATGCGATGCAGCATGCAATCGTTGAATTCATAAGCGACAACCTGAACATTCTTATAGGAGCTTTCCATCTGCCCGGCCATGAATGATATCTGGCTTATGAGAGGCAGCAGGCGTCGAGAGAGTACGAAATAAAAGACCAACAGGGATAGTAGCTGACGCGTATCTCCGTTGCGCAGTTGCACCGCGACAACAATGAAGAGAAAGAGCAGCACCACACCTTGATCGGCCAGAATCCTTGCAATCTGAGGAAGAAGGACGACCTGCAAATGCCCCGCAGCTACATCGCGCGCCTGCTTGCCGATCCGGTTCTGAAAGAAGCTTTCGATCCCGTAACTGCGTATTTCTTTCCCCGAAGAAAACATGTCCGCGAGACTTCTTTGCAAAACTCGCAGAGACTGTTCGCGCTCCGACACTGCCTTTTGTAGTTTCGTGCGAATGAAAAATCTGTGTATGACATAAAACAACAACACGGCAACGCCAAGGCCGCAAGCAGCCGCAGGGTTCTGATAGACGAGCGCTACGGTCATGACCAGCACGACAACAATGGACGTTATCATCTCGATGACAAGATGATAGAAATTCGCTGCCTCTCGTGCCGAATACATCGCATGGTTCAGAAGTTCACTGCGATTGCGCTCTACAAACCGGCTCCACTGCATCTCGTTATAGCCAGTTGTCAGGCGTAGCAGGATTTCTGTATAGAGACGTTGAATATGGCTGACAACAGCGCGAGTTGAAGAGATATCCATCAGGGTTCGAAGAACGACCAGGGCGGATGTGGTCAGGGCCGCTGATAGCGTCGTCTTCGGTGTCCACCAGAGATGATGTGTCGGCGGAGCGCCTTGCAGCAATAAGAATAAGAAGTACATCGAGCCGGCAAGCAATAGATCGCAAATGCCAACCGCGACTCTCGCTACAATTAACCACGCGAAGGTAAAGCGCTGTCGATTGCCGACGAGATGAAGCGCTGATCGAAGACTCTCGGCAACGCGAAAGGGCCGCTTTGCACCAGCAGGAAGATCCGACAGATTCGTCTGCTTCAACGGATCTGCCGACTCGACTGGATGCCCTTGCGATTGTCTGCCCATAGAGCGAAGCTATCAATCAACGGACCCGGTGTTGTCAGAGGTCCGTCGCTCAAATGTCAGCGAATTGTAATTAGGGCAATTGAGGGTGCAAGAAACCGATAGAACTTTTTATCGAAGTATCTGCCGAAGCGCCGATTGAGCACGAAGATTTTCTTCCGGCAGCCCGATGGTGATGCGCGCCCAGTTTGTGTATGGAGGATGTGCGCGCCCAATATCGATGCCATGCGCACGCATTGCCGCTGCAAGCTTTGGCTGGGGCTGACCGGTATCGAAGAACACAAAGTTGGTATAAGTGTCGGTGTGCGGCAGGTTAAGATCTCGCAGCACAGATACCCACTGTTCGCGTTCTTTCGCTACCGTTGTACGAGTACGTGTTATTTGCGCAGTATCACTCAATGCGGCCCCGGCGGCTGCAATGTTGAGACGCCCCAATCCCTCTGCATCCCCTGCACCCTGCTTTCGCAACGCATCGGCGAGTGAGCGAGGCGCCAGCACATATCCAATAGGCAAGCCTGCCAGCCCATGAATCTTATCGAAGGTGCGAAAGACCATAACATTCGCTCCGTCTCGTACCAGTGAAGCTGCGGAGCGCTCTTCGAAATCATCTGTATATTCCAGATATGCTTCATCCACGATCGCGACAGCGTGTTGTGAACTCTCCCGCAGGAACTGCTTGAATACATGGCTATCTTCGACTGTCCCCGTAGGATTGTGAGGGTTGACCAGATAAATGCCACGAGTCCTGGGCGTGATCTTCTTCGCGAGAGTTACAAGATCGTTGTGATACTGCTCGTTAAGTGGAACAGGGACGCCGACTCCTCCAACGTGCGCGGCCGCATCAATGAGGGCAAGATAGCCTGGCGTGGAGTAGAGAAACTCAGAGCCAGGGCCGCCCTCGCTGCCGAGATAAAGGCCGAGAACATTAAGGATTTCGCCCAGCACTACCTGCTCGACTGGAATACGTTCGTACGCTGCAATTTGCTCGGCTAGCTGTTGCGCTGCCGTCGCATCCGCATATCGATTCAACCGCGTAAATTCACGTCGGATTGCTTCAGCGACCAGCGGCGATGGGCCGTATGGATTCTCATTCAGAGACAAGCGCGTGAGAGTTTTTGCATTTGCCGTAGCGTCCGCTGAGGCATCTATGGCCTGTGCGGGACGCAAAGAAAGCACACTTGCTCCCAGCGCGAATCCAGAGGCTTTCAATACATTGCGTCGGCTGAGCCTCGTTGAACTTATCGGATACATCGACATTCAATTCGTTCCTTTCAAAGCTGTTGCATAAAACGAAAACTCCGTTACGGCACTCCTGCGAGTGCCGTAACGGCGCGATTCAAATCAAAGCTAGAACCCGACGCGCAATCCGAGTTGCAGGTAGCGCGGGAAGTTCGCCTGCGATGTAATGGCGCCGAAGTTAGAACTGCCAAAGGATGTATTTGGTCCAGAAAATTGCGGAGTATTAAAGGCGTTGAAACTCTCCGCGCGAAACTGAACGTTGAAGCGATCATGGATCAATACATTCTTGAATAGCGCGAGATCCCAGTTTTCAAAACCTGGTCCACGCAGCGAAAGCGTACGCGGGGCATTGCCGAAAGTGAGCACAGAAGAAGTGCTGAAGGCAGTGGGATTGATGTAGCCGCCAAGCCTGCCATACACGCTTCCGTGAGTTCCAAGAGAAATGCCTGGGTTCAGATTTGGCCGCTGCACACCATTACCCACAATCGAACTGTTCGGATTGCTGCTCTGGCTAATTGTGACAGGGAAACCAGCCTGGAAGGTTGGAACCACATTAAGCTGCCAGTTGCCGACGATCAAATCAGCAATGCTCGATCCAGTAGAGAATCGTTGACCGTGCCCGACTGGCAGATCATAAGTAACTCCGGCAGAGAAGCGATAAGGAACATTGTTGACAGCGAGCCCGTACTCGGCCTTCAAGTCATAGATGTTTTGAGGCGCGCTCGCCGCAGGTGCTTGAATACTGTTTGTTGTTGCGAAAGAAGCATCCCGATTGCGCGACCATGTAAAGGAAGAGATCAAGTTTAGCCCGCGCCCCACACGGCGCTCAGCCTTGACGAGCAACGCGTTGTAGTCGGCATGGCTGGATGAATCCAGTAGGTTGACTGAGCTGAACTGGGGATACGGTAGCAGTAGCTGCGACTGTGCAACTGTTGCGCTACCAATTATCCCGGTACCGCCATTTCCGAAGTAGGGGTTTGCCACCGAGTTACTCAATGCAGCGTAGCCAAGGCCAAAGTTGGATGGGTTGAGCTGGTTGTAATTGATTGGAGTAGCGCCCGTGGAACCGGGTGAAAGATTCGTCGAACGCGAACCGATGTAGTCTACTTCGAGAGCAATGCCGCCAGGTAACTCACGCTCTATGCCCGCAGAGAATTGTTGTACACGAGGTGCGCGGAAATGCTGATCGTACGTGGTGACGGAGCTTCCAATCCCGGTCAACAAACCTGCGGAGTTACCCGCGGGCTTTTCAATTCCACTCGGGAATGGATTGTCCAACACGTTGGCGGGCGTTTGATCATTGTCATTACTGGCCACGTAGGGCGTGTACTGCGTATAACCAGGGGCGAGAGCTGCGCTGGGATCATATCGTATCGGCGCATACAGGATGCCATAGCCGCCGCGTAATACAGTCTTTGAATCAAGCGCATACGAAGCGCCAAGACGCGGAGCAAATTTCAATCGGGAGAGATCTCCGATGTCGCGTGGATTGCCGTTCACGCCTGCGAACAGAACTCCGCCTGTCACCTTTGTGTTGGGAGCAAGTGACGTAGTCGCAGTCGGATCAAATCCAACAGCCAATTGGTTATGGTCTTCCTTCAAGCCGGTTTCGCTTTCGTAACGCAATCCGAGGTTCAGCGTAAGCTTCCGGGTGAGACGCAGATCGTCCTGCGCAAAGATGCCGAAGTAGTCGAGATACGTGTTCAATTGCGTTGAAGTTTCCACCTTGCCGCTAACAGGATGCCCCAGCAATAGATCGGCCATATCGGAGCCGCTGCCGTCCCCGGATACACCTGGAAATGCCTGCGTGAATGCACCGCTGAACGTGTAGGTTCCAGGGGCATCCCCGAGATCGATGAAGTTCATGCGGATGCGGCGATACTCCGCGCCAAAGGAGAGGTTGTGTTTGCCTTCACTCCGAGTAAGAGTACCGCTCAAAGTCTGCGATTTCCAATTGTCCAGCGAGCTCGTGTCCTGACCAAGTTGTGAAAAGTTGCGCAAGAAGATAGTCGGAAAGAAATTAGCTTGAAACTGGCTTGTCAGAGAGGTAGGAAAACCGAGCGAAGATGGATTGAATCCCTCGCTAACTTCAGCGATAAGGTTAGGGAAGCGGTTGTTGCCGTAACGTGCGGTGAAAACTGTTTTGGGATTGAGGATCCAGGTACTATTCAATTGTGTCGCATCTACCTGTCGATGATAGGTATAGGAATAACTTCCCGGAAGAGTTCCCAGAGGATTACCCAGTGGCTGAAGAGCTTCATAGAAGATATACGAACCACTGATATTCCACCACGGACGGATCTGCTGATCCAGCTTAACTGTTACTTCCTGTGCATGGTCGCGCACATTATCCGTGCCGGTGAAGTTAGTCTGTCCTGTAGGTGCGGCTAACTGGGGAAGCGGATAGTAAGACGCGATGTTCTTACCTACATTGCTCAAGCGATTTTGAGGGATGATGTTGCCTTCAAAAGGAGTGCGATGGATGACGCCTGCCGTATCCGTATATGTCTTAGTGGGGTCATAAATCACGTTGAGTGAACCATCTGTGTTGTGACTGCTCGAGAAATCGCCTGTGCGCTCCTGCGCCGTAGGTACTGCGAAGCTCTCAGTGTAAGGCGATGTCTGAATATAACCTTCCGATGCTATAAAAAAGAACGTCTTATTGTGTCCATCGTAGACATGCGGAACGAAGACAAATCCACCAAGCGATGCGCCCCAGTTGTAATAAGGGCTGTCAGGCCGTGGGATTCCAGAGCGGTTGGCAAAAAAATCATTGGCCAGCCATTCTGTTTGCCGCGTAGCTCCAAAGACCGATCCGTGATAAACATTGGATCCCGAGCGCAGCAGGGTATTGAATACAGCGCCGCCTGTGCGGCCTACCTGCGCATCGTAAGTGTTTGCCTGCACTTTCACATCTTGAATAGCTTCGATTGTAGGAATAGCAATCGGCCGATTATTCGTATCCGTGATTGGAACGCCATCGATCAGATATTGGTTCGAGCCGATAGGTCCACCTGCAACGGATGTTTGTGTCGTTCCATTTTGATCGGCAAAACGGACGAACTGCGGGCTGCCCGTGTTGACGAATAAGCCTGAGACTTTAACCGTCATGTATGGGTTGCGACCAAGGATGGGTAAGTTCACAAGCTGTTGCTGGCTTAAGTCCGTACTTACCGAGGCTGTCGAAGGATCAACGAGTGCAGCCTCCGCATTTACCTGCACCACATCCGTAGCCTTGCCCACCGTCAGAGGGACGTCAAGGGTGAGAAAGTCCTGTGTGGCAAGCAGAATGTGTATACGATCGGTCGCACTGAATCCGGCGTCATCGATATGAAGGGTATATGCGGAGGGACGAAGCTCACTGAATGCATAGGCGCCGATGTTATCCGTGATAACTGTGCGTATCTGGTGTGTTGCTTCATCCGTGAGAGTTACCTTTGCACCCGGTAACGCGGCCCCATTGGAGTCTGTGATAGTCCCGCGCAACCCGCTATTGAAGGTTTGTGCTATGGAGGATACAGGCATGCCAGCAAGAAGAAATGCGGCGAATAACGCCGTTAAAAATGTGAATTGAGAAAATAAAGGCCAAAAACTGCGGTGAAATATGGATTGTGTCACGTGATCTCCTAAAGGTTGCAGTGAGAATATCCGCGCCAGGAAAGAGGAAAGAATCACATAACTCCATGCCAGGAATCTGGTCTTTTGGAGTTTCGATTCCTGACGCAATTTTGATTTCTGCTGGGATGCATAGCAGAAATCCTTGCTAAGAGGATTCCTTAGTTACGGGATAGGAAAAAGAGAGTCGTCAGAGGACTATCGACAACTCTGCGCGGCGAGCACATAGCTCAACTGTGCAGGGCAAACCTGCCAGGAGCAACAACAACTATGCTTTTGGGCCAAACGCATGTCAGGATTTTAGATAAGCACTAAACGTCTGTCAAATCAGTACCCGGCAAGTATTACCCCAATAAAGATAGTTGCACCCCGATCTTTGAGATTTAGCCACCAATGTTAGTCGATCGAGAGGTCGCCGGCAGTACAAAGTCGGGCGGTCAAGGTAGTGCAAAATTCAGTAATCAAGAAAAATCTTGACATCCCAAAGGATACGCAAGCACAATTTTCAAATCAATGGAATCGTTACCACAAAGAATGGAAACCTTCCCACGTGTGGAATCTTTCCCTTGGAAAGGGATCTTTGGTACTCTCGAATCCAAACCGGGCCATCGGGACGATTGTTAACGATTGGACTCACAGCACCGTATCTGTATACCAGAGTGGAACGCCAGTAGGCATCAATACCGGCTATTTCTACACTTGCAATACGAGCTGCTGGCAGAATATCCCAACGAGGGGATTGTACGATCTCGCAGAGACAATCAACCAGATAAGTACCCAAACCATTGCAAACATAGATTTGTCGCTGCAAAAGGGAGTTTGGATCCGCGACAACATTTGCTTCCGTCTTCGTTTGGACACCTTCAACGCTCTCAATACCGTGCTATTTCCAGGGCCCAATACGAATCCTGGAGATTGCTGCGCCCACTTTATTACCGGGTCAGGCTGGACCGGCTTTTGGACTGTGCCGGAAATCCAGCAGAACTTCCCAAGAGCCCTGCAAGTCTCCGGGAAGACTACATTCTGATCAACGCTATGGTGAGGATTCAGGTAAGTACGCATGCCCGAGTCCTCGTCATATAACCTTCAGTTATTGCGATAGATTGTTTACGGCACTGGTTTTTCGTCCAGTGTCATATCTGTTTGTTGGAACAAGGCATATTGGGAGTCAAGATGCGAAAACTTTACATCACTTTAATGGCCGTCTCATTGGGCTTTAGCCCATTGCTTGGTGTTGCCCAGGTGCAAACGTCGGAAAAGCCCGACCTTACAAAACAGCCAACGCTTTATGTGGTTGGATACGCGCATCTCGACACAGAGTGGCGGTGGGAATATCCCCAGGTCATCGATGAATACATTCGCAAGACGATGGAAGACAACTTCAAACTGTTCGATAAATATCCCCATTATGTCTTCAATTTCAGCGGCGCCAATCGTTATCGCTTCATGAAGGAGTACTTCCCTGCGGATTACGCAAGGTTGAAGACGTATGTCGATCAGGGACGTTGGTTCCCTGCCGGTTCGTCGATGGAAGAAGGCGATGTGAATGCGCCCAACGCTGAAGCCATCATCCGGCAAATTCTCTACGGCAATAACTGGTTTCGCAAGGAGTTTGGCAAGGCCAGCAATGAATACATGCTGCCGGACTGCTTCGGCTTTCCTGCCTCGCTGCCGACAATTCTGGCGCACTCCGGTGTAAAGGGTTTCTCGACGCAAAAGCTTGTCTGGGGATCTTCTGCCGATGCAGGCGGCCCGGAATCGCTTGAGAAAACACCCGAAGGAACTCCATTCAACGTAGGCATCTGGGTCGGACCTGACGGCGAAAGCGTACTCGCCGGCCTCAATCCTGGTTCTTACAGCGGCGGCATCTACAGCGACCTCAGCAAGCCGTTGCCTGAGGAACCCATAAGCCCCGTATCTATTGAACTGGAAAAGAAAATCGGTGATTTGCAGCAGAAGATACAGCAGGCTCAGCAGAAAAAAGAGAAGCCTGATGAGAAGGATCTGCAGCAGTTGTTCGGCCTGCGGTCTGAACAGGCTGCGCTGGCCCAGGGACGGCATGATCGGGATGAGCAGCGATACCAGGGTGACTGGGCTGCGCGCGTCGTGCAAAACGGTAAGGTAACCGGCCTCTTCGCCGACTATCACTATTACGGCACCGGCGATATCGGTGGCTCGCCCAGCGAAGAGTCCGTGAAGCTGCTGGAAGCGATCGTCACGCAAGGCGACGCCACCCTACCGCAGGGAAGATTCTCCAGGGGACAGAGCCATTCCGAGGCGCCTAGCCAGAAGGTTGGCGATGGTCCAGTGCATGTGATCTCTGCGACCGCCGATCAGATGTTCCTCAACATCACTCCAGCCGAAACAGCCACACTGCCTCGTTACACCGGCGAGATGGAGCTCACGAATCACTCCGCTGCCTCGCTGACCTCGCAGGCCTATCAGAAGCGTTGGATTCGCCAGCAGGAACTGCTTGCCGACGCTGCCGAGAAGTCGTCGATTGCAGCCGAGTGGCTTGGCGCGCGGACCTATCCGCTTGATCGCCTCAACGATGCGTGGACACTCGCCATGGGCGCGCACTTCCACGATATCGCCGCAGGAACCGCTACTCCAAGAAGCTACGAGTTTGCATGGAACGACGATGTCATCGCGATGAACCAGTTCGCAGGCGTATTTACCAACGCCAGCGAAGCAGTTGCCGCGAGCCTCGATACGCAAGCCAAAGGCGTTCCCCTCGTTGTATTCAACCCACTCAACATCGCGCGCGAAGACCTGGTGCAGGCCAAGGTCAACTTCCCTGGTGGCACCCCGAAGGCCGTGCGCGTTACCGCTCCAGATGGCAAAGAAGTGCCGGCACAGATTGCGGATGGTAAAGTCCTCTTCCTCGCAAATGTGCCGTCGGTTGGCTACGCCGTCTATGACGTAGAGCCCACCTCAGGCTCTGCTTCCTCTTCGACGCTGCAAGTCTCCAGGCAAGGCATGGAGAATGAGTATTACCGCGTAAAGCTGAACGAAGATGGAGATGTCTCCAGCATCTACGACAAGCAGGCAGAAAAAGAATTGCTCGCTGCGCCTGCACGTCTGGCTATCTCCTATGACAACCCGCAACAGTGGCCCGCATGGAATATGGATTGGGATCAGGAACAAGCCGCTCCCAAGGCCTACGTCTCCGGTCCTGCGCAGATCAAGGTAGTCGAAGACGGTCCAGTTCGCGTTGCGATTGAAGTATCGCGCGAGACTGCTGGTTCCCGCTTCGTTCAGACGATCAGCCTTACGGCAGGCGATGGCGGAAAGCGTGTTGAGTTCGGCAACGTTATCGATTGGAATACGCGCGAAGCCAATCTCAAGGCAACCTTCCCCCTCACCGCGTCGAACCAGATGGCTACCTATAACTGGGACATCGGCACCATCCAACGCCCCTCGGCACAACCGAAGAAGTTTGAAGTCCCGTCGCATCAGTGGATCGATCTGACCGATGCCAGTGGCAAGTTCGGCGCGACGGTACTCACCGATGCCAAGAACGGATCGGATAAGCCAAATGACAACACGATTCGTCTGACACTTCTCGTTACGCCGGGCACTGCTGGCGGCTATGCCGACCAGGCCACGCAGGACATTGGCCATCACGAATTCATCTACGGCATCGCAGGTCACTCCAACGGATGGCGCGATGCTCAAACCGATTGGCAGGGGCAGCGTTTGAATGCTCCGCTGATTGCCTTTGAAACGTCAAAGCATGACGGCTCGCAGGGCCGTATCTTCTCTCTTCTGAAGGTCAGCAACCCGCGTGTACGTGTGATGGCTGTCAAGAAGGCAGAGCAGGGAGACGAAGTTATCGTGCGTCTCGTCGAGCTCGATGGCAAGCCGCAACCGGATGTGCATGTTTCCTTCGCTGCACCAATTACCGCAGCACGCGAAGTCAATGGCCAGGAGCAGCCGGTTGGACCTGCAACCTTGAATGAAGGCGCTCTGGTTACGTCCTTCGGTGCATATCAACCGCGTACTTTCGCCCTGAAGCTCGCAGCTCCCTCCACCAAACTGGCAGCCGTACAATCCGCTCCTGTTACCTTGCACTACGATCTGGCGACTGCCAGCAACGATGGCGACCACGCTGCTGCCGGGTTCGACGGCAAGGGTAATACGCTACCGGCAGAAATGCTGCCTTCGCAGATCACATTCAATGATGTTCAGTTCAAGCTTGCACCTGCAAAGACTGGCACTCCGAATGCGATCGTTGCCAAGGGACAGAAGATTGATCTTCCCGCCGGCGATTACAACCGCGTCTATCTGCTTGCTGCATCCAGTGACGGCGATCAGAAAGCAACCTTCGACTTGGGCGGCAAAAAGGTCGAGCTTAACATTCAGAACTGGGGCGGCTTCATCGGTCAGTGGGATGATCGGCAATGGAGCTCCGCAGACACCAGCCATGACAACTACGGCGAAATGATCGGGCTGAAACCCGGCTTTATCAAGCGCGCCAATCTCGCCTGGTATTCCAGCCACCATCACAATGCATCGGGCCAGAATGCAACGTATGCGTATTCTTATCTCTTTGGATACGCGATCGATCTCGCACCGGGTACAAAGTCGATTCTGTTGCCAAAGAACGACAAGATCCGAATCCTCGCGATCTCTGTAGCCACTGAAAATCCTGCAGTGGAACCAGCTCGTCCGCTCTACGACGTGCTTCCTTCTCCTAACGCGGGCGCTAGTGATTTCACACTTTCACCATCCTCTGCCAGCATCTCGGTATCTCAAGGAAAGACCGCTACAACGCACGTCCTTGTCATGCCGAGAGGCAGCTTCAGTGGAGCGGTCAACCTCACCGCATCTGGATTGCCCGCAGGAGTAACGGCAGCATTCAGCCCGGCCAGCACTACGGGCTCAAGCGCTCTCACTCTCACCACCACCAAGTCAACCGCTCCGGCCACAGCTCAAGTCACGGTGACAGGAGTGTCCGATGGCGTATCGCACTCTTTCACCACCGATGTGTCAGTTACTCCCGTTCTTGAAGGGACAGTGGCTGTCGATTTGTCATCGGCGTACAACGTCACCGGAATCTATGACGATGGCAAAAAGTTTGAGGCATCGGCCAGCCTCGACGACGGTGGCTATTCTCTATCCAGGCAGGCACTTGGTTCTGAAGCGATCGGCGAAAGCGTCGTCTTCAAGCTCGGTCCGGCCAACGCTCCCGATGTGGTGACAGGCAAAACGATTACTCTTCCGTCAGGCAAGTTCACCAGCCTCAAGATTCTCGCCACGGCAGTCGAAGAGAACCAGAGGCAACAGATCTTCACGGTCAACTACACGGATGGCACCAGCTCTTCGTTTACGCGGACTCTGAGCGACTGGGCCTCCACCGGCAATGTCAAAGGTGAGACTGCTGCAGCCGATATGCCCTATCGTCTCATTGCGGATGGTTCGAAGGATGGCAACCCGTTTTATCTCCATGCTTACTCTTTGAATCTTGATACAAACAAAACCGTCCAAAGCATCACACTGCCGAGCAACAGAAATGTTCTGGTCTTCGGCATTACCCTGGTGCCGTCGAAATAGTAGATAAGAAGATGACCAGGCAGCATAAGAAAGGGCAGGCGCGAGCCTGCCCTTTCTGCTTAATTTTTCAATGAACCCTGGCGATGCATAAATCAAAAGCATGTAACTAGAAGGGAAGGCGAAGAGTCAATGTCGCTACTGAATTCAAAACGAAACAGGCTTACACTTCGCTGGGCTCTTCTGCCTTTGTTCTTATGTGCAGTGCATAGCCGCAGCCTTAAGGCAGGCGAAACAGGCGCGGCCACACAGGCTGAAAGCACTGCATATGCCCAGCACGCCACGCAGGCGGTTCAGGCTCTTCAGTCCTGGTATGACCTCGACACAGGTCTCTATCGCACCACCGGCTGGTGGAACTCGGCGAACGCGATCACCGTCCTCGCCGATTACGCGCGAGTAACGCAATCAAGAGAATATGATTTTGTTTTCTCGAACACGTTCTCCACCGCGCAGAAGACAGCTCCGGGCTTCATCAACAAGTTCTACGACGATGAAGGCTGGTGGGCGTTGGCATGGATCGATGCCTATGGCATAACGAAAGATCAGCGCTACCTGACAGTAGCAAAATCTATCTTTACCGATATGACGTATGGCTGGGATAACACCTGTTCCGGCGGGATCTGGTGGAGTAAAGATCGCAATTACAAAAATGCGATAGCCAATGAATTATTCCTGTCCGTCGCGGCACAGCTTGCAAATTCGACAAGCGACCCCAGAGAGAAAGCAACCTATCTCGCATGGGCCAGGCGTGAGTGGAGTTGGTTCTCTCACTCCGGCATGATCAACGGAAAAGGCCTGGTGAATGACGGGCTCACAGAGAAGTGCGAGAACAATCGGAAGACGACCTGGACTTATAATCAGGGCGTGATTCTGGGCGGCCTCGTTGCTCTGCATCAGTCTGATCCCAAGTCTGATTCAGGCCCCGCACTCATGCAGGAAGCAAGCCGGATTGCCGATGCCGCCATCGCAGCCCTGGCAGACGCCCAGGGAATTCTTCACGATCCCTGCGAGCCGAATTGCGGCGGTGATGGCACACAATTCAAAGGCATCTTCGTGCGCAATCTCAGCACACTGGAAGACTCAGATTCCAGGCCACAATTCAAGCGCTTCCTGTTGACCAATGCAGACAGTATCTGGAGCCAGGTACACCCGCCTGATTTTCATCTTGGAGAAGTGTGGATCGCGCCCTTCAGTGGATCAAATGCCAGCAGTCAGAGTTCCGCGTTGGATGCACTCGTAGCCGCCGCACACGTCGCAGGAAAACCGCATGAAAGTCACCGATCCTTGACTGACCATTGATGGATCCGGATGGCGTTTACTAAGGGATAAGTATTGAGAAATCAAAAGCAATGGGCTGGCCTTCATTCGAGGCCAGCCCATCGCGTTGAATGCGTTGTAAAAGCAAGAGACTACTTTTCAAATACCTGCTTAACCTGCCCGACCTTCTTTTCGACGGTGCCATCAATGCGCTGAGCTGTACCTTCGTCTTCAAGATTCGGATCATCGGT of Acidicapsa ligni contains these proteins:
- a CDS encoding ABC transporter ATP-binding protein, whose product is MGRQSQGHPVESADPLKQTNLSDLPAGAKRPFRVAESLRSALHLVGNRQRFTFAWLIVARVAVGICDLLLAGSMYFLFLLLQGAPPTHHLWWTPKTTLSAALTTSALVVLRTLMDISSTRAVVSHIQRLYTEILLRLTTGYNEMQWSRFVERNRSELLNHAMYSAREAANFYHLVIEMITSIVVVLVMTVALVYQNPAAACGLGVAVLLFYVIHRFFIRTKLQKAVSEREQSLRVLQRSLADMFSSGKEIRSYGIESFFQNRIGKQARDVAAGHLQVVLLPQIARILADQGVVLLFLFIVVAVQLRNGDTRQLLSLLVFYFVLSRRLLPLISQISFMAGQMESSYKNVQVVAYEFNDCMLHRMVAPTMQLPDEDLVIEIDRVSFSFHEDVPILRNVSLYMRRGETVVLHGVSGSGKSSLLNIVAGVLQPNSGDVRVDRANIAYVPQDIALLDDSIRNNLLFGLAAKSDAELMSALAIARLDEFVAAQPQGLDTGVGDNGALFSGGQRQRLGLARAILRGSRLLLLDEATSALDEENESRILESLSTSGMAVLLVTHRAHRRAYAQRVFRLQQGRLIEEPVSELSPEHAYIGTKK
- a CDS encoding pyridoxal phosphate-dependent aminotransferase, with the translated sequence MSMYPISSTRLSRRNVLKASGFALGASVLSLRPAQAIDASADATANAKTLTRLSLNENPYGPSPLVAEAIRREFTRLNRYADATAAQQLAEQIAAYERIPVEQVVLGEILNVLGLYLGSEGGPGSEFLYSTPGYLALIDAAAHVGGVGVPVPLNEQYHNDLVTLAKKITPRTRGIYLVNPHNPTGTVEDSHVFKQFLRESSQHAVAIVDEAYLEYTDDFEERSAASLVRDGANVMVFRTFDKIHGLAGLPIGYVLAPRSLADALRKQGAGDAEGLGRLNIAAAGAALSDTAQITRTRTTVAKEREQWVSVLRDLNLPHTDTYTNFVFFDTGQPQPKLAAAMRAHGIDIGRAHPPYTNWARITIGLPEENLRAQSALRQILR
- a CDS encoding carboxypeptidase regulatory-like domain-containing protein, which codes for MTQSIFHRSFWPLFSQFTFLTALFAAFLLAGMPVSSIAQTFNSGLRGTITDSNGAALPGAKVTLTDEATHQIRTVITDNIGAYAFSELRPSAYTLHIDDAGFSATDRIHILLATQDFLTLDVPLTVGKATDVVQVNAEAALVDPSTASVSTDLSQQQLVNLPILGRNPYMTVKVSGLFVNTGSPQFVRFADQNGTTQTSVAGGPIGSNQYLIDGVPITDTNNRPIAIPTIEAIQDVKVQANTYDAQVGRTGGAVFNTLLRSGSNVYHGSVFGATRQTEWLANDFFANRSGIPRPDSPYYNWGASLGGFVFVPHVYDGHNKTFFFIASEGYIQTSPYTESFAVPTAQERTGDFSSSHNTDGSLNVIYDPTKTYTDTAGVIHRTPFEGNIIPQNRLSNVGKNIASYYPLPQLAAPTGQTNFTGTDNVRDHAQEVTVKLDQQIRPWWNISGSYIFYEALQPLGNPLGTLPGSYSYTYHRQVDATQLNSTWILNPKTVFTARYGNNRFPNLIAEVSEGFNPSSLGFPTSLTSQFQANFFPTIFLRNFSQLGQDTSSLDNWKSQTLSGTLTRSEGKHNLSFGAEYRRIRMNFIDLGDAPGTYTFSGAFTQAFPGVSGDGSGSDMADLLLGHPVSGKVETSTQLNTYLDYFGIFAQDDLRLTRKLTLNLGLRYESETGLKEDHNQLAVGFDPTATTSLAPNTKVTGGVLFAGVNGNPRDIGDLSRLKFAPRLGASYALDSKTVLRGGYGILYAPIRYDPSAALAPGYTQYTPYVASNDNDQTPANVLDNPFPSGIEKPAGNSAGLLTGIGSSVTTYDQHFRAPRVQQFSAGIERELPGGIALEVDYIGSRSTNLSPGSTGATPINYNQLNPSNFGLGYAALSNSVANPYFGNGGTGIIGSATVAQSQLLLPYPQFSSVNLLDSSSHADYNALLVKAERRVGRGLNLISSFTWSRNRDASFATTNSIQAPAASAPQNIYDLKAEYGLAVNNVPYRFSAGVTYDLPVGHGQRFSTGSSIADLIVGNWQLNVVPTFQAGFPVTISQSSNPNSSIVGNGVQRPNLNPGISLGTHGSVYGRLGGYINPTAFSTSSVLTFGNAPRTLSLRGPGFENWDLALFKNVLIHDRFNVQFRAESFNAFNTPQFSGPNTSFGSSNFGAITSQANFPRYLQLGLRVGF